A segment of the Bacteroidota bacterium genome:
GGAACTTCCTCTACAACAGGAGGGTGAAGCACCAAGCAATATTCTCTCTGGAACTGGAATTTATTATGTTAATACTGATTCCCTTTGGGTAAATTATGAATTGGTAAAAGATGCACAGGATAATCTTAAAATCGAAAAATTAAAACTTGAAAGCCAATTTAAAACAAAATTAAGTGCTTTTGAAAAAGAATATATAGATTTACAAAATAAGGCCGGCAAGGGATTAATTACAATGGAAGAAGCTCAACGAAAAGAGGGAGAGTTAATGGAAAAGCAACAAAAACTTTTGGAGTTAAAAGATGAACTGGCATTGAAATTTATGGAAATGGAGCAGGAAATGAATGAAAAAATTCAAATAGCCATTTATGAGTACCTAAATAAATTCAGGATGCAGAATGATATTAATTTTGTATTGGGTTACAACAGAGGTGGAGGAGCAGTTCTGATCGGAAATGATTCTCTTGAAATTACCAATTCAATTGTAAGCGGTCTTAACACCGATTATAAAGCCCAGCAATTAACTGAAAAAGTTAAAAAATAAAGCTCGAATATTAAATTTTAGTTTTACAATGTGGCAGCAACAAAAATTAAAGTCATATATGTTGCAAATATAGCCCCTGTACCAATAATACTTCCTAAGGCTGCTTTTTTCACACTTTTCAGTCTGTATTGGTCTTTATATCCTTTCATATAATCAGGATTTTTCATTAAGGTAGGATCTGAAACAATTTTTGGGCTAGGATTAGGATTTGAAGATGAATATGCCAAAATAACTATCGGTAGAATGGGTAAGCAAACTGGGGATATGCCCCCAAGGCAAAAGGGAGTTGTGCCGGAATAATATTTTTCTACATCTTCCTTTCCTTTAAAATAGAGATCTGTTGTAGATGATTTACCAATTGCTTCTATCTCAGTATCTAAATGGCCAGGAAAAACCTCTTTTGTTCCATTTGCATATTTTATCATGAACACTTCAAGCAAGGGGAGTGAGGCATTTAATCCACTTGGTCTGTTGAATTCCACATATTTAATGCCTATTTCAATAATTTTTCCAGTTAATATTTCTCCGTTTACGGTAATAATTGTGTCCTGGCCTTTTACAGAAAAGGAAATTGAAAATAAAGCAAGAAAGATAAATAAGATAATTTTCATTTTTTTTAATTTTTACGCATATTAAAGCCCAAAACAATACTGTACCTTACTCCACCAGGAGAAGCCACTACAGCAAAATTAACCGGGAAATTAATTTCAGAATTTCTAAGATTTATTCCTGCTGCAAATACCATAGCAGCTCCGGATAAAGAAAGATTTGGCCCCATGCCCAATTCAATACCAGATGGTCCTCTCATACCAATTAGTAAGCTTGCCGTAGGTAGAAAAAGTCCTTGTTCAAGACCACCAATGAGTGGAATAAACTCAACAACCCCTGTGGTTCCAGAAGGCAGAGTGAAAAACTGGGTCTCAAACTGCCAACCAAACAGGCTGAGGAAAGGAACGGCATTAAATTCATCCTTTAATCTATTGGCAGTCCTACCAGGTGATATATAAGTGAACCCAAGCCTTGGGCCACTTAAATTAACTGGTCTTATTGTATGGGGATATTCCTGTGGTTGTGCTGGATGCGGCTTATCAGCTTCAGGAATTGCTTTTTCAACCTGTGGAGTTTCCTTTCCAAATTTCTCAGTAATTCCATTTTGGTAGGTTATAAGGAAAATATCGCTTTTGGCTAAATAAATAAGAGGGCCATCAGGATTATCAAAACGTTTGTATTTTATTTCATTCGGAGTTATTTCTTTTACTAATGCTTTAATTTCTTCACCGTTTTTTTTTGTAATTATATCTTGCGCAAAGGAGGGAAAAGCAAGAAAAAAAACAATAATAAAGGAATAGTTTTTCATTTTTTTGTTTTTTGTAATACAAATGTATATATCTATTTTAGATTAATAATAAATTATTGAAAATAAGAAATAATTTTGAACTTTTCCATTATTTAATGACTTCATAATGAATGAATTTCGACTTTTATTTTTTTATTGTTTTATAACATTTTCCTGATCCAATCACACATAAATCTACACATTAATTTTGTATTATTCTAAATATTAAATATTGATTTACCAATTGTAAAAATAAAAAGTGTGATAAGTACAATTCCAATTAAATTCAAAATAAGTCCTGCTTTTAACATGGAATTAATTTTTATTTTTTCGCTTGCAAAAATCACAGTATTTGGTGGTGTGGCAACGGGAAGCATAAAAGCAAAAGATGCTGAAAAAACAACTGGAACCATTAATAATAAGGCATGAGTTCCTGCACTCACTGATACTGCTAAAATTATAGGTAAAATAAGATAAGTTGAGGCGGTATTGGAAGTTAACTCAGTAAAAAAAGTCATGAAAGTGCATAGTAAAATAACCAGAAGTACAGGGTGCAGAAGATTTACAGAAGTTAATTGAGAGGCAATCCATCCTGAGAGCCCGCTATCTGAAATTCCTTTAGCAAGGGCAAACCCTCCACCAAAAAGAAATATAATGCCTAAGGGCATTTTTTGAACTTCCTTCCAGCTTAGTATTGTTCCCTTTTTAGAACTTGGAAATAAAAACATAATGCTTGCCATTGCCATGGCAATTGTAGAATCGGTAATGTAAGCAGGATTGTCAAATAAATTGCTCCATCCCTTTAGTTTAAATTGATCAATAGTAATATCACCCCTGAAAAACCAAAGTAAAACGGTAATTGTAAAAAGGCAAATAATTACTTTTTCTTCAAATGTAACTTGGCCTAATTCTTTATATTCTTGTTTGCATCTGCTTAAATCAGTTATTACTGGAGGATTGTTTTTGAAAAAGAGAAATCTGAGAGTGAAAAATGCACAAGTAAAAAAGACTATTGCAACTGGAAAACCAAACATTATCCAGGTTGTAAAACTAATTGGCACTGCATCAGGAAAAGCCTCATTGTAAAAACCCATAAAAATCATGTTAGGAGCTGTACCAATAAGTGTGGCAGTGCCTCCAATTGAAGAGGCATAAGCCAGGCCTAAAAGAAATGGAGTAACGTAAGGAGAATCATTATTGCCTGGAGTTAGCTCAAATTGTGATGCAACAGCCAATACTGCAGGAAGCAGCATCATTGTTGTTGCAATATTTGAAATCCACATGGAAAGCAAAAATGAGGCTGCCATTATCCCAAACAATATTTTAGAAGGAGTAGCTCCTACGGATAGTATAATTGCAAAAGCCATTCTTTTATGAAGGTTCCATTTTTCAATTCCAAATGCAATTAAAAATCCTCCAATAAAAAGGAATATAATCTCATTGGTGTACATGGGAGCCACACTTCTCATATCCATTATCCCCAAAAAAGGAAACAAAGACAATGGCAAAAGTGCAGTAAAATACAAGCTAACAGCTTCAAATATCCACCAAATTGCCATCCATGATGCAACACCTGCCATTTTTGCCATTAATGCATCACCATTGGCCTGGAGCATTAAAAAATACACAACAAAACCAACAAGAGGACCGGATACTATTTTCAGTATTTTCATTTTATATTAAAAAAAATCGGCTAAAATGCAGGTTTTTAATTTACCTTATGCTTTTAGTATCAAAAAAACAAATCCGGTTTAATTGAAGGAAATTAGGACTTCATGTTAATATATTGAAGAGGAGTTTCAAAATCACTGTTTCTACAAAGTGAAATAATTGCTTGTAAATCGTCAATTTTTTTTGCTGTAACCCTAATTTGATCATCCATAATCTGGGCTTGTGCCTTTAATCCACTTTCCTTAATCCGTTTTATGATTTTTTTTGCAGCTTCCTTATCAATTCCTTCTTTAATTTTAATGTCTTTTCTTATCATATTACCGGAAGCATATTGTTCCTTACCAAAATCAAGACTTAGTGGATCTAGTCCTTGCTTGATCATGCGGGAACGAATAACATCCTCAATTGCTTCTATGCGCATTTCATTTTCTGTAACTATTGTTAAAGAATAGTTTTTTTTATCAAGTTCAATACTGCTTTTTGATTCACGAAAATCATATCGTGTTAAAATCTCTTTTTTAGCTGCATTTATTGCATTATCAAGAGTTTGTGCATCTATTTTACTAACAATATCAAAGGAGGGCATACGTTTTTTTTTGTAAAATTACATTTTTAATCCAAATGAAAAAAGGATAGTAAAAAATATGGAATTACTTTTAGAAAATAAAAAAAACAATATCAGGTTTAATAGAATTACTTTTGTCGAAAATTGTGTATTTGATGAGTTTTTATATTTTTAAAAAAGTGATCAAAAAGACATACTTCCTATTTTGCTTTGCATTTATATTAATCCATGGATGTTCAGAACCCAGCAAAAAAGACAAAAAAAATTTTGATCCTTTTATTAATTCTGATTCAATTGTAGAAAACAAGAAAAGGAATGAAATTATTAAGGATGAAAGTCAAGATGATTCTTTGTTAATTTTTCAAAAACAATATGAGTATACAGAAATAGAATTAAACCTACTGAATTCAGGTTTAGTAGATATCCAGGTTGCAGACTCCTCTATAATAGTTGATTTAAGATATTCAAGTACTAATAATTTTATGGGAAGTGATGTTTATGGAGAGTGGAACAGGGCTTTTTTACAACCTGAAGCGGCTGAAAAATTAGTAATTGCCCAACATTTATTAAAATCGAAATTTCCTAAGTGGAGCCTGGTTGTTTTTGATGCAGTAAGGCCTGTAAGTGTTCAACAGAAAATGTGGGAAATGTTAGTGATGCCAATAAATGAAAAAACAAAATATTTGTCAAATCCTAAAAACGGATCCTTGCATAATTATGCGGCAGCTGTGGATATAAGTATAATCAATGAAAATGGAGAAGAATTAGATATGGGTACAGCATTTGATTATTTCGGTGAACTTGCATATCCAACTAAAGAGAAGGAAATGCTGAAAATGGGAAAATTATCTGAGCAACAAATTAACAACCGGAAACTACTAAGAGATGTAATGGAAAAATCCGGTTTTTTCAATATTCAAACAGAATGGTGGCATTTTAATTCTTGCACAAGAATTGAAGCAAAACTGAGGTACAAAATTATTCAGTAAATTTTTCACATCCATTTTCTTTTAGTATACCTTCCAAATCTCACATAATTACTAAATTTTGCATTTACCTTATGTAATCTCAGCAAAGAAAATTGAATAATAAGAACCTTTAAACTTGTGTGTTCCTGTTTTTAGCTTTAGTTTCGCAACAATTCCTATTTAATCTCCGAAAAACAGTAAAATATGTCTGATTATCAATTTGAAGAATTTAAAATGCCCGATATTTTTCAAAAAGTATTGAAAAATATTAAAGCTATCCTCCTTGTTTTAATTCTGGTTATTGCTGTTTTTTCAGCTTTTTTTCAAATTGGACCCGAAGAGGTTGGCGTAATAACCCGATACGGGAAATATTCCAGGACTCTAGAACCTGGTTTGAATTTTAAAATTCCGTTCATAGAAACATTATATAAAATTCCTGTTGAAAGACAACAGAAACAGGAATTTGGGTTTCGAACCACAAGTGCTGGAATTCAATCAACTTATACAAAATCAGGCACAAGTGAAGAATCCCTTATGCTTACTGGTGATCTTAATTTAGCAGATGTGGAATGGGTAGTTCAATATAGAATAGACAATCCCTATAATTTTCTTTTCAAGGTGCGTAATCCTGAAAAAACTTTACGTGATATTTCTGAGGCTGCAATGCGTCAGGTTGTTGGAGACCATACAGTAAATGAAGTTTTAACTGTAAGAAGACCCCAGGTAGCCAGTAATGTTCAGGACCTTATACAAAAATTAAGTACGGAATATTCCCTGGGAATTAAAGTTGAACAAGTGGTTTTGCAGGATGTAAACCCTCCTGATCAGGTAAAAGCAGCTTTTAATGCTGTAAATCAAGCACAGCAAGAAAAAGAAACACTTATAAATCAAGCAAAATCAGAATACAATAAGGTAATACCTAAAGCAAGCGGACAAGCCAAGGAAACAATTCAAATGGCAGAAGGTTATGCACTGGAACGTGTAAACATGGCCCAGGGTGAAGTTGCCCGTTTTAATGATTTATATAAGGAATACATTAAAGCTCCCGAAGTAACCAAGAAAAGGATTTACCTTGAAACCATGAGCAGTGTTATACCAAAACTAGGTCAGAAAATAATTACCGATAAAGGCGGGAATAATGTATTGCCTCTTCTTCAGATGCAAACCCAAAGCAATAAAAAAGAAAATTGATTATGGAAAAAAAGAAAATAATTGGATCATTAATACTTTTGGTGGTATTAATAGTTGTGCTAACTCAAAGTATGTACATTGTTAATGAAGAAGAACAAGTGGTGATAACTCAACTTGGAAAGCCAGTTGGAGAAGCCGTAATTGAATCAGGGATTCAATTTAAACTACCTTTTATTCAAACTGCGAATTATTTTGATAAAAGGTACCTTGAGTGGGATGGGAATCCAAATCAGGTAACTACAAAGGATAAAAAGTTTATTTATGTGGATACTTATGCACGTTGGCAAATCGTTGATCCACTTCAGTTTTACAAGAGGTTAACAAATGAAAGAGGAGCACAATCAAGACTTGATGATATTCTTGATGGTGAAACAAGGAATTTCATTGCAAACCACAACATTGAAGAAACCGTTAGAACCAGTAACAGGGAACCTGTTTTAACGGATACAATTAGCGAACCCCTTGGTGATTCCCTAATAAACATTTCTGTTGGTCGTGAAAAAATACAGCAAATGATTCTTGTCTCTTCTAACCAAAGGGCCTCTGACCTAGGTGTTGTTATTTTAGATTTTCGTTTTAAAAGGTTAAATTATGTTCAGGAAGTACAAGACCAGGTTTATAAGCGTATGACCAGTGAACGTTTTCGTATTGCTGATAAATTCCGATCAGAAGGGCAGGGGGAAGCCTCTAAAATTAATGGGGAAAAAGAACGTGAGCTTAAATCAATTCAATCTGAAGCATTTAAACTTGCAGAGGAGATTAAAGGTAAAGCAGATGCAAAAGCTGCATCAATTTATGCTGCTGCTTATGACCAATCGCCAAAATCAAGGGATCTTTATTCATTTTTGAAGTCTATGGAATCCTTTGAAAAAACATTTGATAAGGAAACTTCAATTATTATTTCAACAGACAGCGAGTTTTACAAGTATCTGAAAAAGATGGATTAATTGAGGACTATTTTTGAATTTAGAAAACTCAATTTTTTAAATTTTCACCCCAATAATACACACATCGTCCACTTGTTCGAGATTTCCTTTCCAGCTTTCAAAAACTGAATCTAAATATCCTTTTTGGTCTTCCAGAGATTTGTCTTGAATAGAAAGTAGTATTTCTTTTAGCTGTTTAATCATAAACTTTTTCCCTTTAACTCCTCCAAATTGATCGGCAAAACCATCTGACAATAAATAAATCGTATCATCTTTTTGCAGCTCAATTTCATGATTTTTAAACGGTTTTCTTTGCACATGTTTACCTACAGGTTGTTTATCTGCTTTTATTTCCGTTATTTTAAATGCATTGGTTAAAGATTCATCCTCTTTAGAAATTATCCAAAGAGAATTATTTGCCCCTGCATATTGAAGTTTGTTACCTTGTAAACGACAAAGTGCAATATCCATCCCATCTTTAACTTCGTCATCACTTTTTTCGAATTGCTCGATGATCAAATCTGTAATCTTATCAAGAATTTCTCCTGGGCTTGAAAGATTAAATTCTCTTATAGATCTGTTAAGTGCGTTAAAACATACTACACTAACCATTGCGCCAGGTACACCATGCCCGGTACAGTCTGCGGCAGCGAATAATACAGGAGTAGTTTCAGGATTCATGGTGCCAAATCCGGTTTTTGTTTGGTTAATATCAGAATGAACAATTGAAATGGGTTCCATCCAGTAAAAATCTCCGGCAACAATATCCTTTGGTTTATAAAGTATGAAACTTTGTGGCAAATATTTTTTAAACAGGTGATTAGGAGGTAGAATGGCTTGCTGAATTCTTCTTGCGTACCGAAAGCTTTCATTTAATTCATCAATTACCGACTTTAATTCAACATTTCTGAGGCGGAAAATTTCCTTATGCTGATTCATTATTTCTAATTCATGTTTGCTGTTAAGCTGCTCTATTTTCCTTGTTATTTCCTGATTGTGGACCTCTTCCTTGTATTTGTGATAATTTTTCAAATGTTTCAGCTCCAGGGCAAAATCGCCTGTTCTTTCATAAATAACTGAGAGTAATTTATGTGCCTCGAAAAGTTTTGGTATTAAATTCAATTCCTTTGACTTATCCACTGCCAAATTACCATAATGTAATGCATCCTTGAGGTTATCCTGTTTAAAATAAATTCCGGAAAGCTGGATATAACAGGTAATGGCAGCACTCCAAAAATTATTTTCAGTTCTTATTTTTAAGCTCTTTTTTTGGAATTCAAGGGCTTTATCAATATTATTGTTTTTGAGGTAATAATCTCCTAAATCAGCATATATTTTTGATTCAAGCATAAAGCCTCCCGGTTCTGTTAATTCCAGGGAACGGTTTAAGTAATCAAATGCTAAAGGCAAATCAGATGTTTTTAAATAAATACAACCTAACCCGTTTAACATTCTTGCCTTCATTAATTGATTTTCCAAATTTAATTTTAACCCTTTTTGGAAATAGTGTATTGCAATTTCATATTTTTCCAAAATCCCGTTCATTTCACCTGCCTGGTAATATGCATTATTCAGAAAATGATGGAATTCATTTTCTTTTTCGGTTTTTTCAAGAATTTCTAAAGATTTTTGTATGCTTATTTGGGCCTTTTCAAACTGTCCTAATGATTTATAGCAAATATTCAACAGGCAATGCGCTGCTCCAACAATTACTTTATCCCCTTGTTCAGAAAACATTTCAATTGCCGATAATAATTTATCAATGGCTTTAGTATATTCTGAACTGAATGTATACATTGCTCCTTCTGAAAAGGTTTGAAAGGATTCAAAACCAGGAATGTTTTTAAAAGTTATACTTGCCAAATGAAGAAGTTTTTTTCTTTCTTCAAAATTAAGCAGTGGCATTTTTTTGCCGAATAATGAGTAGAAGTTATAAAGCGCATCCGGGTTGTTATTAACCAACTCCAACTGATCTTTTAAAACATTAAAATTACTCATTCTCTCAATATTAGTTAAAAATAAAGGTCAGCAATCTTTTTTAACAATTTTATTAAATTTTAGCTACAAGGAAACAACCAAAGGCTTATGAGAGTTGGGTTGTGAAATAAAATTCGATGGACGGTAATCCTTCTCTTTGCCAATTCTTTTTAGGAACAAATAATGGGAGGATAAAGCACTGAAAAAGGTTGGTTTATCGTAATAAGGCAAATCATATTCAGCGGCTGTATCCTGAACAATTTTAGCAAGCGCTCTATAATGGATGCTGCATATGTATGGAAACAGGTGATGTTCGATTTGTTGGTTAAGCCCTCCAGTTAAAAAGCCCGCTAATGAATTTCCTGTACTGAAATTAGCAGTGGTATAGAGTTGATGAATGGCCCAGTCGTTTTCTAAAATCCCAGTTGGTTCAGGCCTTGGAAAATGGACTTCTTCAATACCATGAGCCAACATGAAAACTATGGCAAGATAAAAACCAGACACAAAATGCATGAGCAGATAACCACCTAATATATGCATCCAGGAAATATCCATTACTAATAAAGGGAGCACCAGAAAAATTGTATAATTTAAAAACTTATAAAAAAACAAAAAGAAATATTCTTTTTTTGGATGAATACTGTTATTGAAATTGCCTGCTTGATTTTTAAAAAATTTCACATAATCTTTGATAAAAACCCAGGAAATAGTAGCTAATCCATAAAAGAAAAAGGCATACAAATGCTGGTATTTATGTATAGGTTTTAATTTCTCGTCTGGGGAAATGCGAATTATACTTATTGGTGAAATATCTTCATCGTATCCATACACATTGGTATAGGTATGATGTGCTACATTATGCATGCTTTTCCACATATAAGCACTGGCTCCATTTAAATTGTAAGTATGTTTTAGCAAATTTGTAAGCCATTTTTTTGAAGTATAAGCCCCATGAATTGCATCATGACCTATGTTAATGGAAACAAGTGCAATGGATATGCCTAAAACAATCCAAACAAAATAAACAAATGCCAAGGGAATATTTCCAAAAATCAAGGCACAATATGAGCCAATCCATAATGAAAGTAAAAATATAGTTTTGAAAACCATTGCGCTATTAGAAAAAACAGAAATGTTTTTTTCCTTGAAATAATCTTGAACACGCTTTCTAAGCACTTTAGCAAAGTCATTTCCCGAAGGCTTGAATTTTAATGGTACAGGCATTTGATAAATTATTAAAAAACCAGAATCAATTTCTGGTAAGATTCAAAATTTTGTTTGAAGAGAAACTAATCCCATTTGCTGCAAATTTAACCAAAGTAATTATATATCAAACTTCACAAATTACAGTAAATATTAAAAATAAATATATTGTGCTAACCTAAAGGTGTTGGCATGCGCCTCAATAATATCATTTATTTTTTCTGAGTAACCACCGCCCATGCTTACTACAACAGGAATAGAATTTATTTTACAGGTGTTTAAAACAATTTTATCCCTTTCCTTACATCCTTCTCTGGTTAACGAAAGCCTTCCAAGCCTATCGGTGGATAAAACATCTACTCCACTTAAAAAAAAAACAAACTCCGGTTGCACATCTTCAATAAGTTTTGCTAATGTTTCTTGTAATATTTTCAAATAGAATTTGTCATCCGTATAATCAGGTAAAGCAATATCAAGATCTGATTTTTCTTTATGTAAAGGAAAATTCTTTTCCCCATGCATGGAGAAGGTAAATACCTGTTTATTATTTTTGAATATTTCTGCAGTCCCATTTCCCTGGTGAACATCAAGGTCTATTACAAGAATTTTATTTAATTTCTTTTTATTCAGTAAATAATTTGCAGCAATTGCAATGTCATTTAGTAAACAAAAACCTTCTCCTCGGTTTGTAAATGCATGATGCGTTCCTCCAGCAACATTCATTGCAATGCCATGTATTAATGCATACTCAGCCCCCATAACTGTTCCACTCATTATACATGATTCTCTGTGCACCAATTCCTTAGAATGAGGAAAACCTGTTTTCCTAATCTCAGATTGAGTTAATTTAAGAGAACTTAATCTTTCCCAATAGGTTTTACAGTGTGTTGAAAGAATATATTCTTCATTAAGAAGGCCAGGTTCAAATAAATTATCTTTTGTTATAGTACCTTCATGTATCAGTTGTTGAGGCAAAAGTTCATATTTTAACATTGGAAAACGATGGCCATCAGGAAGGGAATGAGCAAAAATTTCGGACCATGCAATTTTCAACATACTTGAAAAAAAATAAATTTTAATAAATCTATAAAATTGAGCAAATCAGCATTAGATGTAACATGCTCTTCATTCTTTTTATTTTAAGTAAGTGTTGAAATCAAATAAGAACAAAGACCAAAAATTGCACTAAGGGCAATCCATTTAACCATGTTTATTTTATAGTGGTATAAAGCAACAACAGAAATAATAAGCCAGCCCAAGGAAATATAATGAATAGAATCAAAACTAATTCCTTTAGGAAACAGAACAGCTTTTCCAAGGAAAATGGTAAGATTAAGAATAACTCCAACAATTGCAGCAATAACAATTTCGAGTATTTCTTTAACTTTTTTATTCTCTTGTGTTTTTTCCATAATTGGAGCCCCTGCAAAAATGAACAGGAAACAGGGAAGAAAGGTATAAAAAACAGTTGTGGCCATAGCAAAAGTTCCCATAAGCAATGAGCCATTAAAATGGTTATATCCTGCCATAAAACCAACAAAGGAAAGAACCATTATTAAAGGTCCTGGAGTAGTTTCACCCAAGGCCAAACCATCAATCATTTGTAGCTCATCAAGCCAATTTAATTGTTCAACACTTACCTGAGCAACGTATGGCAATACAGCATATGCCCCTCCAAATGTAACTAAAGCAGCTTTTGTGAAAAACAGAGAGAGATCATTCCAAAATTTAAAGTCATTTGCAAATTTAAAAAAGATGAATAGAGGTAAAGCCCATAGTACAAATGTTACAAAAACTTGTTTTAGAAGATTACTAAATTTAAAGTCTGATAAGGGAGATAGAGAGTTTTGGTTTAAATAATAATCCTCCTCCCGCTCAATTCTTAAATCACTGCTGGCGTTTTTATTATGGAAAATCCCCGGTAAAAATTTACGAATGATTGCTGCTAAAACAACAGCACTTACAATAATTAATGGAAATGGAATATTGAAAAAAAAAATACTTATAAATGCACAGGCAGCTACAAAATAATGAAAATAACTTTTTAACGATCGCTTTGCTATTTTCAACAATGCCAACAGGACAATTGCAATAACAGCAGGTTTAACCCCATCAAACAGTGCATTTACCCAAGGTAGGTTTCCATATAAAACATAAATTATACTTAAAGCAAGTAAAATAAACATTGAGGGTAAAAAGAATAAAATTCCTGCTGCAAAACCTCCTTTTTTTCCATGCAATAACCAACCAATATAAATTGCCAATTGCTGTGCCTCCGGCCCAGGTAAAATCATACAATAATTTAGCGCATGAAAAAACCTGCTATTGCTTATCCATTTTTTTCTGTCAACAAGAAATTCATGCATTATTGCAATTTGCCCTGCAGGTCCGCCAAAACTTATAAAACCTAATTTTGTCCAAAATTTCAGGGCTTCTTTAAAAGCAGGTTTTTCCATAATCTTAATCAACAAATTAAATTTCGAGTAATAATTTCCTGAATTTTTGAATAAAAAAGCCATCCCATAAAAGATGGCTTTTTTATATATGTTTTAATTTGATAAAAATATACCTAATTTGATTTTTAGATTTGTAAATGAAAATCAACTCAAAGATATTTATCTTATTACTACAAGTTTTTCCCGTGTTAAATGAAAATCAAGACCATTTGTAAAACATTTCTCATAATTTTTAATTTAATAATCAAACTTATTTTATTTGTTTTTTTAATGATTTTAATCACATTAGCCTAGAATTCAGCTTTTTAATTCCATTTCTCAGTTTCATTCTTGCTTTTTTCCTCTAACCTGTTTTTCAATAATATCCCACATCTGTTGTGGAATATGATCAAATGCATTAAATTCACCTGCTCCATAAAGCCATTCACCTCCATCAATGGTTACTACCTCTCCATTTACAAAACCAGAAAAATCAGAAACTAAATAGGATGCAAGATTTGCAAGTTCAGAATGTTCCCCATATCTCTTTAGTGGAATTCTTTGTATTGGATCTAATATTTTTTTTATTTCCTCTGGAAACAAACGGCTGAAAGCACCTTCAGTAGGGAAGGGACCTGGTGCAATTGCATTTAACCTTATGTTATATTTTCCCCATTCAGATGCAAGTGAACGAGTAAGTGCCAAAACCCCAGCCTTAGCACAGGCAGAAGGCACTACATAGCCAGAGCCAGTAGATGCGTAAGTTGTTACTATGCTTAATACATTTCCCTTTTGTTTGTTTTCAATCCAGTGTTTTCCAAGAGCAAGAGTGCAATTGTAACTTCCCTTTAATACAATAT
Coding sequences within it:
- a CDS encoding SDR family oxidoreductase is translated as MQEQMLSKDALKNKTILVTGGGTGLGYSMSKSFLNAGANIIIASRKVEVLEKAKAELEKETGGKVLAVVCDVRKYEQVENVIHEAIKTFGSIDVLVNNAAGNFVSPTERLSPKAFDVIVDIVLKGSYNCTLALGKHWIENKQKGNVLSIVTTYASTGSGYVVPSACAKAGVLALTRSLASEWGKYNIRLNAIAPGPFPTEGAFSRLFPEEIKKILDPIQRIPLKRYGEHSELANLASYLVSDFSGFVNGEVVTIDGGEWLYGAGEFNAFDHIPQQMWDIIEKQVRGKKQE
- the chrA gene encoding chromate efflux transporter gives rise to the protein MAFLFKNSGNYYSKFNLLIKIMEKPAFKEALKFWTKLGFISFGGPAGQIAIMHEFLVDRKKWISNSRFFHALNYCMILPGPEAQQLAIYIGWLLHGKKGGFAAGILFFLPSMFILLALSIIYVLYGNLPWVNALFDGVKPAVIAIVLLALLKIAKRSLKSYFHYFVAACAFISIFFFNIPFPLIIVSAVVLAAIIRKFLPGIFHNKNASSDLRIEREEDYYLNQNSLSPLSDFKFSNLLKQVFVTFVLWALPLFIFFKFANDFKFWNDLSLFFTKAALVTFGGAYAVLPYVAQVSVEQLNWLDELQMIDGLALGETTPGPLIMVLSFVGFMAGYNHFNGSLLMGTFAMATTVFYTFLPCFLFIFAGAPIMEKTQENKKVKEILEIVIAAIVGVILNLTIFLGKAVLFPKGISFDSIHYISLGWLIISVVALYHYKINMVKWIALSAIFGLCSYLISTLT
- a CDS encoding SpoIIE family protein phosphatase; amino-acid sequence: MSNFNVLKDQLELVNNNPDALYNFYSLFGKKMPLLNFEERKKLLHLASITFKNIPGFESFQTFSEGAMYTFSSEYTKAIDKLLSAIEMFSEQGDKVIVGAAHCLLNICYKSLGQFEKAQISIQKSLEILEKTEKENEFHHFLNNAYYQAGEMNGILEKYEIAIHYFQKGLKLNLENQLMKARMLNGLGCIYLKTSDLPLAFDYLNRSLELTEPGGFMLESKIYADLGDYYLKNNNIDKALEFQKKSLKIRTENNFWSAAITCYIQLSGIYFKQDNLKDALHYGNLAVDKSKELNLIPKLFEAHKLLSVIYERTGDFALELKHLKNYHKYKEEVHNQEITRKIEQLNSKHELEIMNQHKEIFRLRNVELKSVIDELNESFRYARRIQQAILPPNHLFKKYLPQSFILYKPKDIVAGDFYWMEPISIVHSDINQTKTGFGTMNPETTPVLFAAADCTGHGVPGAMVSVVCFNALNRSIREFNLSSPGEILDKITDLIIEQFEKSDDEVKDGMDIALCRLQGNKLQYAGANNSLWIISKEDESLTNAFKITEIKADKQPVGKHVQRKPFKNHEIELQKDDTIYLLSDGFADQFGGVKGKKFMIKQLKEILLSIQDKSLEDQKGYLDSVFESWKGNLEQVDDVCIIGVKI
- a CDS encoding histone deacetylase, whose protein sequence is MLKIAWSEIFAHSLPDGHRFPMLKYELLPQQLIHEGTITKDNLFEPGLLNEEYILSTHCKTYWERLSSLKLTQSEIRKTGFPHSKELVHRESCIMSGTVMGAEYALIHGIAMNVAGGTHHAFTNRGEGFCLLNDIAIAANYLLNKKKLNKILVIDLDVHQGNGTAEIFKNNKQVFTFSMHGEKNFPLHKEKSDLDIALPDYTDDKFYLKILQETLAKLIEDVQPEFVFFLSGVDVLSTDRLGRLSLTREGCKERDKIVLNTCKINSIPVVVSMGGGYSEKINDIIEAHANTFRLAQYIYF
- a CDS encoding acyl-CoA desaturase; this encodes MPVPLKFKPSGNDFAKVLRKRVQDYFKEKNISVFSNSAMVFKTIFLLSLWIGSYCALIFGNIPLAFVYFVWIVLGISIALVSINIGHDAIHGAYTSKKWLTNLLKHTYNLNGASAYMWKSMHNVAHHTYTNVYGYDEDISPISIIRISPDEKLKPIHKYQHLYAFFFYGLATISWVFIKDYVKFFKNQAGNFNNSIHPKKEYFFLFFYKFLNYTIFLVLPLLVMDISWMHILGGYLLMHFVSGFYLAIVFMLAHGIEEVHFPRPEPTGILENDWAIHQLYTTANFSTGNSLAGFLTGGLNQQIEHHLFPYICSIHYRALAKIVQDTAAEYDLPYYDKPTFFSALSSHYLFLKRIGKEKDYRPSNFISQPNSHKPLVVSL